In a genomic window of Mageeibacillus indolicus UPII9-5:
- a CDS encoding helix-turn-helix transcriptional regulator — translation MKNTISQLRKQHKITQEELANEVGVTRQTITSIETGKYIASLPLAFKIAKFFDMSIEEIFSIEEDD, via the coding sequence ATGAAAAATACAATTTCTCAATTAAGAAAGCAGCATAAAATAACTCAAGAAGAATTGGCAAATGAAGTTGGAGTAACAAGACAGACCATAACTTCCATTGAAACCGGAAAATATATAGCGTCACTGCCGTTGGCTTTTAAAATTGCTAAGTTTTTTGATATGAGTATTGAAGAAATATTTAGTATAGAAGAGGATGATTAA
- a CDS encoding helix-turn-helix domain-containing protein: MSWQEKVENLMLDRGINQKQLSQLSGITESSVSRYLRSERRPRLDIVVNFAKAFGVATEYLLDEGEDSETSAYETSAYETSAYETISTAIARKGGELTAEEKNELIALLLGSKADV; this comes from the coding sequence ATGAGCTGGCAAGAAAAAGTTGAAAACTTAATGTTGGACAGAGGCATCAATCAAAAGCAGCTATCACAATTAAGCGGTATTACAGAAAGTTCTGTATCGCGGTATCTTCGTTCTGAGCGTAGGCCACGACTTGATATTGTTGTGAACTTTGCAAAGGCATTTGGTGTTGCAACCGAGTATCTTCTTGATGAGGGGGAAGATAGTGAAACAAGTGCTTATGAAACAAGTGCTTATGAAACAAGTGCTTATGAAACAATTTCTACTGCGATTGCCAGGAAAGGTGGAGAGCTGACGGCTGAAGAAAAAAATGAGCTTATCGCACTACTTCTTGGGAGTAAAGCAGATGTATAG
- a CDS encoding DUF3784 domain-containing protein: MTIVSLLAGITLTIVGILIWKFKLVGILAGYTPKSGVDETRLATMSGLLLLLLGLLLLVESFLILKGIIMAEKAIFVVVGTIIIGVIVVAVVTSYYSKH; encoded by the coding sequence ATGACTATTGTCTCATTATTAGCAGGCATTACATTGACAATTGTAGGGATATTGATATGGAAATTTAAATTAGTAGGAATTTTAGCTGGATATACTCCGAAATCAGGTGTTGATGAAACTCGATTGGCGACAATGTCCGGTCTGTTGTTATTGCTGCTTGGACTTTTGCTATTAGTAGAATCATTCTTAATATTAAAAGGAATAATAATGGCAGAGAAAGCTATTTTTGTGGTGGTAGGAACCATAATTATAGGTGTAATTGTAGTTGCAGTTGTAACTTCATATTATTCTAAACATTAA
- a CDS encoding helix-turn-helix domain-containing protein, whose product MLLGEKIRNARVEAGLTQEELAEMIMVSRAAVAKWEGGRGLPDVANLKMIADALGVTVDYLLDKDNAIDLSIIKKPIDLAKYALNAKLGVRKKIKIKEQIVRDEYPDAEIIMLTVTKFIPNSSEKFMDNFIGFITTLFGGIPLFDTFAFGKAVESIGSEQYYLVNKKEKQFFVLITDEYIISRMMRVKFTDKKMCVGDKEFTQVGKLRDK is encoded by the coding sequence ATGTTGTTAGGAGAAAAAATCAGAAATGCGCGCGTGGAAGCGGGTTTAACTCAGGAAGAACTTGCTGAAATGATTATGGTATCGCGTGCTGCGGTAGCGAAGTGGGAAGGTGGTCGCGGTCTGCCGGATGTTGCAAATTTGAAGATGATTGCGGATGCGCTGGGTGTCACTGTCGACTATTTGTTGGATAAAGACAATGCTATTGATTTGTCAATCATTAAGAAGCCTATTGATTTAGCGAAGTATGCTCTTAATGCAAAATTGGGTGTACGTAAGAAAATCAAAATAAAGGAACAAATTGTTCGCGATGAATATCCAGACGCTGAAATTATTATGCTCACGGTGACGAAGTTTATTCCCAATTCGTCTGAAAAGTTTATGGATAATTTTATCGGGTTTATTACTACTTTGTTCGGAGGCATTCCTTTGTTTGATACGTTTGCATTCGGTAAAGCGGTAGAGAGTATTGGCAGTGAACAGTATTACTTGGTGAATAAAAAAGAAAAGCAATTTTTTGTGCTGATAACGGATGAGTATATTATTAGCAGAATGATGCGAGTAAAGTTCACTGATAAGAAGATGTGTGTTGGGGATAAGGAATTTACGCAAGTTGGTAAGTTGCGTGATAAGTAA
- a CDS encoding ImmA/IrrE family metallo-endopeptidase, whose product MYRSGSEYDKLDKLIYSIYDDYNIDKFPIDAKELCRKMKIALVPYSAFSDEAKKLLHKKSKHAFFVKESKENPPTIYYNDLFESEGAIRLSIFHEIGHYICEDEDDSKDDLADYFARHFMCPTAYLMLKGIESANEIVAFCGVSFEAARNASANITSRNKKFGFKLFSHEEEFIKKIDPIAFGFYELTEKGGQT is encoded by the coding sequence ATGTATAGGAGTGGAAGTGAGTATGACAAACTGGATAAGTTGATTTATTCAATATACGACGATTACAATATTGATAAATTCCCGATAGACGCGAAAGAGCTTTGTCGGAAGATGAAAATCGCTCTTGTTCCCTATTCTGCTTTTTCCGATGAAGCTAAAAAATTGTTGCATAAGAAATCAAAGCACGCATTCTTTGTTAAAGAGTCTAAAGAAAACCCTCCAACCATTTATTACAATGACCTGTTTGAATCAGAAGGTGCAATCCGTCTTTCTATTTTTCATGAAATTGGGCATTATATTTGCGAAGATGAAGATGATTCTAAAGATGATTTAGCTGATTATTTTGCACGGCATTTTATGTGTCCAACAGCTTATCTTATGTTGAAGGGCATAGAATCTGCCAATGAGATTGTGGCATTTTGTGGTGTAAGTTTTGAAGCTGCGCGCAATGCAAGCGCGAATATTACAAGTCGTAATAAAAAATTCGGATTTAAATTATTTAGTCATGAAGAAGAATTTATAAAAAAGATTGATCCGATAGCATTTGGGTTTTATGAATTGACAGAAAAGGGGGGACAAACGTGA
- a CDS encoding EndoU domain-containing protein has translation MKSGGHGQTGLKELDKYGIEYHIVKTYPNGVRVGYVPDHKKPVKQEGTNQAWFPAHWTTKDIKHAGEHVANLKGNKHVKDGVIVFGNWKGVRVGVIRTHGQIGTIFPDSNQPSNKRGRNNGCTKV, from the coding sequence TTGAAATCCGGTGGCCATGGTCAGACAGGACTTAAAGAATTGGATAAATACGGCATTGAGTATCATATCGTGAAAACATATCCCAATGGCGTAAGAGTTGGATATGTGCCAGATCATAAGAAACCTGTAAAACAAGAGGGTACTAATCAAGCGTGGTTTCCTGCACATTGGACAACCAAAGACATTAAACATGCAGGTGAACATGTTGCTAATTTAAAGGGAAATAAGCATGTGAAGGATGGAGTTATCGTATTTGGTAATTGGAAAGGCGTGCGTGTTGGAGTTATACGAACACACGGTCAAATCGGCACAATCTTTCCCGATTCAAATCAACCAAGTAATAAAAGAGGGCGAAATAATGGATGTACAAAAGTTTAA